The DNA sequence AGATTTTCGCCTGAAGAATGATGAGTATGCGAATACAGACAACCCTAGGTATTTTGTTGGTTGTGAAGGGCGTTATATTAAACTTTCTCTCGGTCTCTCGCAAAATGTTGAACCTTGCTTAGAAAGTATTTGCCATCCAATAAGCGGATGGTATTCTAAACAAGAACTAAATACGTTTGGTATTAGATTACCCAGCAACTAGCCAAATCCTTACGAAATAAGATCGTGGTAAGGTAGTCCCATCTGATAAAAAATTAAATTTTTTATATGTTTGTGTCATTATGCATTTCATATATTTTCTTCGATCTATTAACAATCCCCAAAAGACTTATGTCGGTTATACAACAGATGTACAACAACGACTTGAAACTCATAATTCAGGCGGGTCTGTTTGTACTAAGGATGATCGACCATGGCACCTTGTAACTTATATTGCTTTTGATTGCGAGCAAAAGGCTCGAGACTTTGAGAAATATGTTAAGGTTGGTCCAGGTAGCGCTTACGCAAAGAAAAAGTTCTGGTAGCTTGCTATTCAATAAAAATTAAAATACATCTAACATTGTGTTCTATGTCAGCCCCTTAATGTTTAAAGCCATTAAAAGTGCTTTTATTAAGGTGTTTTTGTATAAAGTTTTTATTGTTGGTATGCTAGTTTATAGGTATTATAGGTTTGTTTTTAGGGGTTTTATGGTTCAATTCAGATTCAAATATCAATTATTGAGTTTCGTAATATGTATGAGCGTTATGCCGTCATTATCGGCATTATTGGAAGAGGTTGATTCTCAGCGGTATCCAGAATTGGCAAAATTTATGGAGAAGTATCGGTGCTCTGAATATATTGAAATATCGGCAGAAGAAGAAGATGAGAGCATTGAGTGGAAGTATAGAGATTGGCAGCCTCAAAAAAAATATTACAGCAAACGCGATACAGGTAGTGGAGAGCCATTTTTTAGAGTTATTAATTCAGCTCGATTGCGCAATGCGATACATCTTCATAATTTAGAATGTTTAGATGTTGCAAAAAAATGCGTAAGCAAAACAATGACAAAAAGTATTTCAAGTGCAATATCTCGGAGTAGCCCTGAGCAAAATCAAATATCATTGTTGATGGTACAGCAATTAGCCTTTATTGCAGAAGAAATAGGGTATGGTGATTGGG is a window from the Candidatus Dependentiae bacterium genome containing:
- a CDS encoding GIY-YIG nuclease family protein, translating into MHFIYFLRSINNPQKTYVGYTTDVQQRLETHNSGGSVCTKDDRPWHLVTYIAFDCEQKARDFEKYVKVGPGSAYAKKKFW